In Desulfomicrobium escambiense DSM 10707, a single genomic region encodes these proteins:
- a CDS encoding PilZ domain-containing protein, which produces MLPKINRRQWPRHEKQYLVQISTSLAAGSVPATVSNFSRGGLCFLHTEALDKGASVMIRLPQDLIGLARDVRAKVKWCVPSRSGGYAVGVQYVEPLRWTRYE; this is translated from the coding sequence ATGCTGCCCAAGATCAACCGCCGGCAATGGCCGAGACACGAGAAGCAGTATCTGGTGCAGATATCCACGTCCCTCGCGGCCGGCTCGGTCCCGGCCACGGTTTCCAATTTCAGCCGGGGAGGGCTGTGCTTCCTGCACACCGAGGCCCTGGACAAGGGGGCGAGCGTCATGATCCGCCTGCCGCAGGACCTGATCGGCCTGGCGCGCGACGTGCGGGCCAAGGTCAAATGGTGCGTGCCGTCCCGCAGCGGCGGCTACGCCGTCGGGGTGCAGTACGTTGAACCCCTGCGCTGGACCCGCTACGAATGA
- a CDS encoding MFS transporter has product MNPFPEKISPFAPSLPALTLLTTVFFANFLAQTLFGPLLLPISDHLGRSLAASANLFIFLSGGYSLAVLCAGFVSARLGHKGTIVASVAGIGLGLLGLAGCDSFFGFSVWILLMGAGAGLYMPSSVVTITEVTPTAHWGQAFAVHELAPNLAFIASPLVAEAFMGSAGYPMLFRLLGALCLLLAAVYALRGPRTVRPGMPPVLRNVKVIAVRPAFWITVLLFVLAVSVEVGVYNLVPAFLVQEKGLDRETANIILGCSRIASLAFLPATGWIIRRIGYRRTLALCLVGTGAATALSGYGPLWWTVAMLTLQPVFVVCFFPVGFAVLSLVCPKATNDLSVSLTVMCTSVIGAGFMPALLAWGGETFSFALCFVLFGLSMCAASALAVTRLRIPDQA; this is encoded by the coding sequence ATGAACCCATTCCCTGAAAAAATATCCCCCTTCGCCCCGTCCCTGCCGGCCCTGACCCTGCTGACCACGGTCTTCTTCGCCAACTTCCTGGCCCAGACACTTTTCGGCCCCCTGCTCCTGCCCATCTCCGACCATCTCGGCCGCAGCCTGGCCGCCAGCGCCAACCTCTTCATCTTCCTCTCGGGCGGCTACAGCCTCGCGGTGCTCTGTGCGGGCTTCGTCTCGGCGCGCCTCGGGCACAAGGGGACCATCGTCGCCTCGGTGGCCGGCATCGGCCTGGGCCTCCTGGGCCTCGCCGGTTGCGACTCGTTTTTCGGCTTCTCGGTCTGGATCCTGCTCATGGGCGCCGGGGCCGGGCTGTACATGCCCTCCAGCGTGGTGACCATCACCGAGGTCACGCCCACGGCCCACTGGGGCCAGGCCTTCGCCGTGCACGAACTGGCCCCGAATCTGGCCTTCATCGCCTCGCCTCTGGTGGCCGAGGCCTTCATGGGCTCGGCCGGGTACCCGATGTTGTTTCGCCTGCTGGGGGCATTGTGTCTGCTCCTGGCGGCCGTCTACGCCCTGCGCGGCCCGCGCACGGTGCGGCCGGGCATGCCCCCGGTCCTGCGAAACGTCAAGGTCATCGCCGTCCGCCCCGCCTTCTGGATCACGGTCCTGCTCTTCGTGCTGGCCGTGAGCGTGGAGGTCGGCGTCTACAACCTCGTGCCGGCCTTCCTGGTGCAGGAAAAGGGGCTCGACCGCGAGACGGCCAACATCATTCTGGGCTGCTCGCGCATCGCCTCCCTGGCCTTCCTGCCGGCCACGGGCTGGATCATCCGCCGCATCGGCTACCGCCGCACCCTGGCCCTGTGCCTCGTCGGCACGGGCGCGGCCACGGCCCTGTCCGGGTACGGCCCCCTGTGGTGGACCGTGGCCATGCTGACCCTGCAGCCCGTCTTCGTGGTCTGCTTCTTCCCCGTGGGCTTCGCCGTCCTGTCCCTGGTCTGCCCCAAGGCCACCAACGACCTGTCCGTGTCCCTGACGGTCATGTGCACCTCCGTCATAGGAGCAGGTTTCATGCCGGCCCTGCTGGCCTGGGGCGGCGAGACCTTCAGCTTCGCCCTGTGCTTCGTCCTCTTCGGCCTGAGCATGTGCGCGGCCAGCGCCCTGGCCGTGACCAGACTGCGCATCCCCGACCAGGCCTGA
- the lolA gene encoding outer membrane lipoprotein chaperone LolA: protein MPRHIMNILFALAIVLGGALGAQADDLTDRIQQRYDSLQSFRGFFLQKLTNASSREVQERLGNIAFARPRFIRWETTSPENELLIIGKDTVWEYFPDEETVYRYTVEQVLSSKTMIRFLSGEANLKDDFTVQDLGMDGEFRHLKLIPKEPEPNLVEGEVWVRPGQDIMERIKLVDFFGNVNELELTGLELDVPVDEKEFTLVPPKGTEVIEGMKEE from the coding sequence GTGCCTCGACATATCATGAACATTCTTTTCGCCCTGGCGATCGTGCTGGGCGGCGCCTTGGGCGCGCAGGCCGACGACCTGACGGACAGGATCCAGCAGCGCTACGATTCGCTGCAGTCCTTCCGCGGCTTTTTCCTGCAGAAGCTGACCAACGCCTCCAGCCGGGAGGTGCAGGAGCGCCTGGGCAACATCGCCTTCGCGCGGCCCCGCTTCATCCGCTGGGAGACGACCAGCCCCGAGAACGAGCTGCTGATCATCGGCAAGGACACAGTCTGGGAATACTTTCCCGACGAGGAGACGGTCTACCGCTACACGGTGGAGCAGGTCCTGAGTTCCAAGACCATGATCCGCTTCCTGTCCGGCGAAGCCAACCTCAAGGACGACTTCACGGTCCAGGATTTGGGCATGGACGGCGAATTCCGCCACCTGAAGCTCATCCCCAAGGAGCCCGAACCGAATCTGGTGGAGGGCGAGGTCTGGGTGCGTCCGGGCCAGGACATCATGGAGCGCATCAAGCTGGTGGATTTCTTCGGCAACGTGAACGAACTCGAACTGACGGGCCTGGAGCTTGACGTGCCTGTGGAC